A window of Verrucomicrobiia bacterium genomic DNA:
CACCCAGATTGTGCCGCTCAAGGCGTTCTATCGGGCGGAGGATTACCACCAGAATTACTACAACCTGAACAAGGGCCAGAACCCCTACTGCGGGTACGTGATCACCCCCAAGCTCCAGAAGCTGCTGCGGGATGGCCTGATTGCCGCGGAGTCGGTCATTCCCTGAACGCCGGATGGGAGGGCGGCGCGGTATCCGGAGGTTCCTTCCGGGAAAGGTGCCGGATGATCCACGCGGCAGCCGCAAAGCCAAATGCCCCGGTCACGAAGGACGCCGAGCCGTAACCCCATTCGCAACCCAGTCGGCGCAGCCCCTCTTCCGCCATGGATGAGTCGCCCGGGGCAGCGCATTCGACAGGCTCCTCGGGAACGACAGGCGGTTCGGGCGAATAAACGCACGGGATTCCCGCCCGGCGTCCAGGCGCGGCCAGCCGATGGTGCCGTCTCAGTCGGCGTCGCAGCTCGGCCAGCAAGCGGTCATGGGTCACCTGGTTGAGGTCCGCCACCTGGATGCGGGTCGGATCAAGCCGGCCACCCGCAGCCCCGCACGCGACAATCGGAAGGTGCCGTTGGACCGCCCCCGCGATCAGGAGCGCCTTGTTCGAAACCGCATCGATCGCATCCACCACGGCGTCCAGGTCCTGGTCAAGCAACCGATCGGCGTTGGCGGCGGTGAAGAAGGTCACCTGCGGGCTGACGCGGCAGCCGGGATGAATCGAGATGACGCGTTCGGCCAGAATCTCGGCCTTGAATCGGCCAAGCGTACCATCCAGGGCAGGAAGTTGGCGGTTGACGTTGCTCAGGCAGACTTCGTCGAGGTCGATCAGGGTAAGGCGACCGATCCCCGATCGGGCCAGAGCCTCGACCGCCCAGGACCCGACGCCGCCCAGTCCCACAACGGCCACGTGCGCCCGGGACAGCCGGGCCAATCCTTCACGACCCACCAGACGCCCAACGCCGGCAAACCGGACCTGGAACGGGTCGGTCATGAACGGGGGGAGGGGGGTGCCATCCCCGGTTCGCCCATACGGAACGTCAAGACGGACCCGGGGCCTTCGGGGTCGTTCGGCCGGGCCTTCCAAACCCCATCCGAAACGCCCGCGGGGGAAGACGGGATACCGCGGGGCCCGGGGGACCGGGGGGCGCGGGTCAGCCCAGCACCGGCTTCAATACCGGGACCGCCATCAACGCATGCTGATCCCGCGCATCCACCAGCAGGCGCGCTCCCGGACGGGTAAAGCAGTATCGCTGACCCGTGAAGGGGCCTTTGAGAACCAGGGCCGTTCGGCCCACATACTCGAACCATGCATCAGTCTTGGGGGAAACCATGGCCCACCTCCAGTGGATCCGGGGCGGCAACGAGCCAAACGGCCCGGGCGATGTCGCGCCCGGGCGGGCGCTCGGATCGACGCCTGTCGGCATCCGCATCATGTCGTTCCTGTCACCTCGGCGGCCTCATCGGACCCGCCGTGGGCACTGCTCGTCCGGGGATCCGGCCGCTGGTTCCCCACCCCCACACTCCTTTGGCGTACTCGCGTCGGAAAACGGGGGTACGGGGAATTTTCTTACAGCAAAAATCCACGGAACCGTGCTTAGCGCAATTCGGATACGCCAATTGCCGGAACCAATCTTCCCTGTGCCAAGGTTGCGGCAGAGCCCGATCCGAACACCCAGAAAGTCATTTTAGTCACTGTTTATAAACACTTTACGTTGCAATTATTGGGTCCGTCCGGGCCCCGGAAATGATCCCGGAAAGGCCTCTGGAGCGGGGATGCATCCCAGCCAGCTTCGGAGTAAAATTCGGTGTTGCTGATGCCACAATTCCGTGACAGCTCTCACATGTTCCACGACATCCCAGCCCGGGGTCGAAGGTGTCCACAGAGTGTCGGGGCAGTGGCTGCGCTTCGAAGGAAGGCACTCCGGCTCCGCGGATTCGACCCTCGGAGTTCGGAAATCGGCCCGCACCAAGGGGTTCAGTCCCGGCGGTCCCCCTGATCCGGGGGCGTATCCAGGGAGCTGTGTAGCTGCTTCGGGTCCGGCGCTTTCGGGCCAAAGAGGACACGACAGAGGCACCAGAGGAAGAGCGCGGTGACACCTCCGACGGAAACCAGCATGACCAACCAACCGGCAAGGCTCATGGGGAATCGGCCTCCTGTCCGTTTTGTATGCGATCCCAGCGGCGACCGGCGGCCCGGGTCACCAGGAGGGCAAAGACGATCACGACGGCAATGACGCCGACGCTGAGGCGGGCGACGGTACTGGGGGGATGGTCGGGGCCTCCGACGAGGTCCAGGACGTAGCTGGAGGGTGTCCAATGACCCGTCTGCGGGTTCCAGCCCAGCACGTTGAAGAAGACCCAGAGGAGGAAGATGCCGATGAGGTAGATCGGCGAGACGTACTTGATGATGCCCTTGAACAGATCCGGGATGCGCAGGTGGGCTCCCCGATGGGCCTCGCGCCACGCCGTTTCGATGCCAACGACCCATCCGAAAACGATGATGAGCACCGTGGCGAGGACGAAGATGAGGAAGGTCCCCACCCAGAAGTCGATGGTATCGAGGGCCTTGATGTCCTTGCTGAAGTACACGACGAAGAGGCAGCCGAGAGCGGTGATGGCCCCGAGGAGGGTGACCGACTGTTTCCGGTTCAATCCAAGGCCTTCCTCGAGGAAGGCGATGCCGGGCTGCAGCATCGACAGCGAGCTGGTGATGGCCGCGAGGAACAGTAGGGCAAAGAAGGCGAACCCGAAGAACTGGCCCAGGGGCATGTTGGCGAGGACCACCGGAAGGACATTGAAGCCGAGACCAAAGGTCCCCTGGCCCACCACGCCGGCGGCTCCGAGGAAGATAAAGGCGGCGGGCACGGTGATCATGCCGCCCAGGGCCACTTCGCAGAACTCGTTGGCGCTGGAGGCCGTAAGGCCGCTGAGGACGATGTCATCGCGGTTGGAGAGGTAACTGGCGTAGGTGACGATCACGCCGAACCCGACCGAAAGGGAGAAGAAGATCTGTCCCGCGGCCGCCAGCCAGAGTTGGGGATTGAGGAGCTGGTGTGCCACGTCCCC
This region includes:
- a CDS encoding tRNA threonylcarbamoyladenosine dehydratase: MTDPFQVRFAGVGRLVGREGLARLSRAHVAVVGLGGVGSWAVEALARSGIGRLTLIDLDEVCLSNVNRQLPALDGTLGRFKAEILAERVISIHPGCRVSPQVTFFTAANADRLLDQDLDAVVDAIDAVSNKALLIAGAVQRHLPIVACGAAGGRLDPTRIQVADLNQVTHDRLLAELRRRLRRHHRLAAPGRRAGIPCVYSPEPPVVPEEPVECAAPGDSSMAEEGLRRLGCEWGYGSASFVTGAFGFAAAAWIIRHLSRKEPPDTAPPSHPAFRE
- a CDS encoding sodium-dependent transporter, with the protein product MAVAGSAVGLGNFLRFPGLAAQYGSGAFMIAYFISLVLIGIPICWAEWTLGRYAGQKGFRSSAGIFYALIRHPAGKYIGALGAIIPVTIYMYYVYVEAWCAGYAWAFLTGSLDLGKDPRAYTDFWRGFIGFHEDGLVMGAGGNQVVLFLVLVFVINFIVIYRGLSRGIETFCKFAMPALIVLALIILVRVLTLGTPDPSQPDRNVLTGLGFMWNPGDVAHQLLNPQLWLAAAGQIFFSLSVGFGVIVTYASYLSNRDDIVLSGLTASSANEFCEVALGGMITVPAAFIFLGAAGVVGQGTFGLGFNVLPVVLANMPLGQFFGFAFFALLFLAAITSSLSMLQPGIAFLEEGLGLNRKQSVTLLGAITALGCLFVVYFSKDIKALDTIDFWVGTFLIFVLATVLIIVFGWVVGIETAWREAHRGAHLRIPDLFKGIIKYVSPIYLIGIFLLWVFFNVLGWNPQTGHWTPSSYVLDLVGGPDHPPSTVARLSVGVIAVVIVFALLVTRAAGRRWDRIQNGQEADSP